The Deltaproteobacteria bacterium genome contains a region encoding:
- a CDS encoding aldo/keto reductase encodes MRLIELGTTGVMLPAIGQGTWKYTAGAEPLRRGVELGACLIDTAEAYGTEETVGEALRGLRERVFVATKVSAAHLAYQDVLAAADRSLEALATDHIDLYQVHWPNPRVPIAETMAAMEALVTAGKVRFVGVSNFSVAQLKEAQAAMSRYRIVSNQVGYSLADRKHELDLLPYCRSTGVTVLAYSPLGGSLSNLHRWDAQNALPALAAALGKTTAQVALTWCLAKENVVVLPKASSVSRVEENCGASAWRLSAAQLERLEASFRRRTPVEDAVRGLARRVLARTGHAR; translated from the coding sequence ATGCGTCTAATAGAACTCGGCACGACGGGCGTCATGCTCCCCGCTATCGGGCAAGGCACCTGGAAGTATACGGCGGGGGCGGAGCCTCTCCGGCGCGGCGTGGAGCTCGGGGCGTGTCTCATCGACACCGCCGAGGCCTACGGCACCGAGGAAACGGTAGGCGAGGCGCTGCGTGGCCTGCGGGAGCGCGTGTTCGTCGCAACCAAGGTCTCCGCGGCGCACCTCGCCTACCAGGACGTGCTCGCCGCCGCCGACCGGAGCCTCGAAGCCCTGGCAACGGACCATATTGACCTTTATCAGGTCCACTGGCCCAACCCTCGCGTCCCGATCGCAGAAACGATGGCCGCGATGGAGGCGCTGGTGACCGCCGGCAAGGTGCGCTTCGTCGGCGTGAGCAACTTCTCGGTGGCCCAGCTCAAGGAAGCCCAGGCCGCCATGTCCCGCTACCGGATCGTCAGCAATCAGGTCGGCTATAGCTTGGCCGACCGCAAGCACGAGCTGGACCTCCTGCCCTATTGCCGGAGCACCGGGGTGACCGTCCTCGCCTACAGTCCCCTCGGTGGGAGCCTCTCGAACCTCCACCGATGGGACGCGCAGAACGCGCTGCCTGCCCTCGCCGCGGCTCTGGGCAAGACTACGGCGCAGGTGGCGCTGACCTGGTGCCTCGCGAAGGAGAACGTCGTCGTTCTGCCCAAGGCGAGCTCTGTCTCCCGCGTCGAGGAGAACTGCGGCGCCTCGGCCTGGCGCCTGTCGGCCGCCCAGCTCGAACGGCTCGAGGCCAGCTTCCGCCGCCGCACCCCGGTGGAGGACGCCGTCCGCGGCCTGGCTCGCCGCGTCCTCGCCAGAACGGGTCACGCGCGATGA
- a CDS encoding glycosyltransferase family 4 protein: MKVITSCRSRYWIYDQAVQLLRRGLLYRLIHDYPNFMTRRWGIPDDKVVSLLANGLYARLLQSNYRWMSPPIKAFADRSIHELFETRLSRALPDGADIFIGLSAFSLKAIERAKALGLKTVVDHGSLHHRRERTLQQEERALWQLEGAGHFPIEGPGPAAGEWLIEKEHQEFLLADRVFALSSIAKRSMVAEGIPAEKILVNPPGVDLSSFRPGTKTDDVFRVIQCGTVHPGKGVQYLLKAFYELHLPRAELWFVGGGLDTTSLGPVMRQYRRDDIVFKGPYPQKELPGLFAQGSVAVMASVFDGYGMVVPQAMACGLPVIVTEQVGASDLVEDGVNGQVVPIRDVDALKERLVYLYEHRDHARALGQAAERTVRSGHTWDDYGDRLVAHLRALAPH, encoded by the coding sequence ATGAAGGTCATCACCTCGTGCCGCAGCCGGTACTGGATCTACGACCAGGCGGTGCAGCTGCTCCGGCGCGGCCTGCTCTACCGCCTGATCCACGACTACCCGAACTTCATGACCCGCCGCTGGGGCATTCCCGACGACAAGGTCGTCTCGCTCCTGGCCAACGGCCTCTACGCCCGGCTGCTGCAAAGCAACTACCGCTGGATGAGCCCGCCCATCAAGGCCTTCGCCGATCGGTCGATCCACGAGCTCTTCGAGACGCGCCTCTCCCGCGCGCTCCCCGACGGGGCGGACATCTTCATCGGGCTCTCCGCCTTCTCCCTCAAAGCCATCGAGCGGGCGAAGGCCCTCGGGCTCAAGACCGTGGTGGACCACGGCAGCCTCCATCACCGGCGCGAGCGCACGCTGCAGCAGGAGGAGCGCGCGCTCTGGCAGCTCGAGGGAGCGGGGCACTTCCCGATCGAGGGGCCGGGGCCCGCCGCGGGCGAATGGCTCATCGAGAAGGAGCACCAGGAGTTCCTCCTGGCCGACCGGGTCTTCGCGCTCAGCAGCATCGCCAAGCGCTCGATGGTGGCCGAGGGAATCCCCGCCGAGAAGATCCTCGTCAATCCGCCGGGGGTGGACCTGAGCAGCTTTCGCCCCGGAACGAAGACCGACGACGTCTTCCGGGTCATCCAGTGCGGCACGGTGCATCCCGGCAAAGGGGTGCAGTACCTCCTGAAGGCGTTCTACGAGCTTCACCTGCCCCGCGCGGAGCTCTGGTTCGTCGGCGGCGGGCTCGACACGACCTCCCTCGGGCCCGTGATGCGGCAGTACCGCCGGGACGACATCGTCTTCAAGGGCCCGTACCCGCAAAAGGAGCTGCCGGGGCTCTTCGCCCAGGGCTCCGTGGCGGTCATGGCGTCGGTCTTCGACGGCTACGGGATGGTAGTCCCGCAGGCGATGGCCTGTGGGCTGCCGGTAATCGTGACCGAGCAGGTGGGCGCCTCCGATCTGGTCGAGGACGGCGTGAATGGCCAGGTCGTCCCGATTCGCGACGTGGACGCGCTGAAGGAGCGGCTGGTCTACCTCTACGAACATCGCGACCACGCCCGCGCGCTCGGCCAGGCGGCCGAACGCACCGTGCGCTCCGGGCACACCTGGGACGACTACGGCGATCGGCTGGTCGCGCACCTGCGCGCGCTGGCGCCCCATTGA